A window from Xiphophorus maculatus strain JP 163 A chromosome 17, X_maculatus-5.0-male, whole genome shotgun sequence encodes these proteins:
- the slc25a3 gene encoding phosphate carrier protein, mitochondrial isoform X2: MYPTSLTQLARANPFSAPLFSLQKVEEPQQSLNGQRPRRLAAAATADEGDSCEFGSQKYFILCGFGGILSCGTTHTAVVPLDLVKCRMQVNPDKYKGIGNGFAVTIREDGVRGLAKGWAPTFIGYSMQGLCKFGFYEVFKIFYSDTLGEENAYLWRTSLYLAASASAEFFADIALAPMEAVKVRIQTQPGYANTLRQGVPKMFAEEGLWAFYKGVVPLWMRQIPYTMMKFACFERTVELLYKYVVPKPRSECSKPEQLVVTFVAGYIAGVFCAIVSHPADSVVSVLNKEKGSTAVQVLKRLGPKGVWKGLVARIIMIGTLTALQWFIYDSVKVYFRLPRPPPPEMPESLKKKLGLTE, encoded by the exons ATGTACCCGACTTCTCTGACGCAGCTGGCAAGAGCCAACCCGTTCAGCGCCCCTCTGTTCAGCCTCCAGAAAGTGGAAGAACCTCAACAGAGCCTCAATGGACAACGGCCTCGCAGACTGGCAGCAGCTGCAACAGCAGACG AGGGAGACAGTTGTGAGTTCGGCTCTCAGAAGTATTTTATCCTGTGTGGTTTTGGTGGGATTCTGAGCTGTGGcaccacacacacagctgttgTTCCCCTCGACCTGGTCAAATGCAGAATGCAG GTGAATCCAGATAAATACAAGGGCATCGGCAATGGTTTTGCAGTGACTATCAGGGAGGATGGTGTGAGAGGTCTAGCGAAGGGCTGGGCCCCTACTTTCATTGGCTACTCCATGCAGGGACTGTGCAAGTTTGGCTTCTATGAGGTCTTCAAGATTTTCTACAGCGACACGTTGGGGGAG GAAAATGCCTACCTGTGGAGGACATCACTGTACCTGGCTGCTTCAGCTAGCGCAGAGTTCTTTGCCGACATTGCTCTGGCTCCCATGGAGGCTGTGAAGGTTCGAATCCAGACTCAGCCCGGCTACGCCAACACCCTCAGACAGGGCGTCCCCAAGATGTTTGCAGAGGAAGGACTTTGGGC GTTTTATAAGGGTGTGGTGCCCCTGTGGATGAGGCAGATCCCCTACACCATGATGAAGTTTGCCTGCTTCGAGCGTACTGTAGAGCTGCTTTACAAGTATGTTGTTCCTAAGCCCCGCAGTGAGTGCAGCAAACCTGAGCAACTCGTCGTCACCTTTGTGGCCGGCTACATTG CTGGTGTGTTTTGTGCCATTGTGTCACATCCTGCTGACTCTGTGGTGTCTGTGCTGAACAAGGAGAAAGGCAGCACAGCTGTTCAGGTCCTCAAGAGGCTGGGACCTAAAG GTGTATGGAAAGGTCTCGTTGCCCGTATCATCATGATTGGTACTCTGACAGCCCTGCAGTGGTTCATTTATGACTCTGTGAAGGTGTACTTCCGTCTGCCCCGCCCACCGCCTCCAGAGATGCCAGAGTCCCTGAAGAAGAAGCTTGGCCTCACAGAGTGA
- the slc25a3 gene encoding phosphate carrier protein, mitochondrial isoform X1: protein MYPTSLTQLARANPFSAPLFSLQKVEEPQQSLNGQRPRRLAAAATADEDVSCEFGSSKYYALCGFGGILSCGITHTAVVPLDLVKCRMQVNPDKYKGIGNGFAVTIREDGVRGLAKGWAPTFIGYSMQGLCKFGFYEVFKIFYSDTLGEENAYLWRTSLYLAASASAEFFADIALAPMEAVKVRIQTQPGYANTLRQGVPKMFAEEGLWAFYKGVVPLWMRQIPYTMMKFACFERTVELLYKYVVPKPRSECSKPEQLVVTFVAGYIAGVFCAIVSHPADSVVSVLNKEKGSTAVQVLKRLGPKGVWKGLVARIIMIGTLTALQWFIYDSVKVYFRLPRPPPPEMPESLKKKLGLTE, encoded by the exons ATGTACCCGACTTCTCTGACGCAGCTGGCAAGAGCCAACCCGTTCAGCGCCCCTCTGTTCAGCCTCCAGAAAGTGGAAGAACCTCAACAGAGCCTCAATGGACAACGGCCTCGCAGACTGGCAGCAGCTGCAACAGCAGACG AGGATGTCAGCTGCGAGTTTGGCTCCTCCAAGTACTATGCCCTGTGCGGCTTTGGTGGTATCCTGAGCTGCGGCATCACACACACCGCAGTGGTGCCCCTCGACCTTGTCAAGTGCCGTATGCAG GTGAATCCAGATAAATACAAGGGCATCGGCAATGGTTTTGCAGTGACTATCAGGGAGGATGGTGTGAGAGGTCTAGCGAAGGGCTGGGCCCCTACTTTCATTGGCTACTCCATGCAGGGACTGTGCAAGTTTGGCTTCTATGAGGTCTTCAAGATTTTCTACAGCGACACGTTGGGGGAG GAAAATGCCTACCTGTGGAGGACATCACTGTACCTGGCTGCTTCAGCTAGCGCAGAGTTCTTTGCCGACATTGCTCTGGCTCCCATGGAGGCTGTGAAGGTTCGAATCCAGACTCAGCCCGGCTACGCCAACACCCTCAGACAGGGCGTCCCCAAGATGTTTGCAGAGGAAGGACTTTGGGC GTTTTATAAGGGTGTGGTGCCCCTGTGGATGAGGCAGATCCCCTACACCATGATGAAGTTTGCCTGCTTCGAGCGTACTGTAGAGCTGCTTTACAAGTATGTTGTTCCTAAGCCCCGCAGTGAGTGCAGCAAACCTGAGCAACTCGTCGTCACCTTTGTGGCCGGCTACATTG CTGGTGTGTTTTGTGCCATTGTGTCACATCCTGCTGACTCTGTGGTGTCTGTGCTGAACAAGGAGAAAGGCAGCACAGCTGTTCAGGTCCTCAAGAGGCTGGGACCTAAAG GTGTATGGAAAGGTCTCGTTGCCCGTATCATCATGATTGGTACTCTGACAGCCCTGCAGTGGTTCATTTATGACTCTGTGAAGGTGTACTTCCGTCTGCCCCGCCCACCGCCTCCAGAGATGCCAGAGTCCCTGAAGAAGAAGCTTGGCCTCACAGAGTGA
- the slc25a3 gene encoding phosphate carrier protein, mitochondrial isoform X3, whose product MQNAEDVSCEFGSSKYYALCGFGGILSCGITHTAVVPLDLVKCRMQVNPDKYKGIGNGFAVTIREDGVRGLAKGWAPTFIGYSMQGLCKFGFYEVFKIFYSDTLGEENAYLWRTSLYLAASASAEFFADIALAPMEAVKVRIQTQPGYANTLRQGVPKMFAEEGLWAFYKGVVPLWMRQIPYTMMKFACFERTVELLYKYVVPKPRSECSKPEQLVVTFVAGYIAGVFCAIVSHPADSVVSVLNKEKGSTAVQVLKRLGPKGVWKGLVARIIMIGTLTALQWFIYDSVKVYFRLPRPPPPEMPESLKKKLGLTE is encoded by the exons ATGCAGAATGCAG AGGATGTCAGCTGCGAGTTTGGCTCCTCCAAGTACTATGCCCTGTGCGGCTTTGGTGGTATCCTGAGCTGCGGCATCACACACACCGCAGTGGTGCCCCTCGACCTTGTCAAGTGCCGTATGCAG GTGAATCCAGATAAATACAAGGGCATCGGCAATGGTTTTGCAGTGACTATCAGGGAGGATGGTGTGAGAGGTCTAGCGAAGGGCTGGGCCCCTACTTTCATTGGCTACTCCATGCAGGGACTGTGCAAGTTTGGCTTCTATGAGGTCTTCAAGATTTTCTACAGCGACACGTTGGGGGAG GAAAATGCCTACCTGTGGAGGACATCACTGTACCTGGCTGCTTCAGCTAGCGCAGAGTTCTTTGCCGACATTGCTCTGGCTCCCATGGAGGCTGTGAAGGTTCGAATCCAGACTCAGCCCGGCTACGCCAACACCCTCAGACAGGGCGTCCCCAAGATGTTTGCAGAGGAAGGACTTTGGGC GTTTTATAAGGGTGTGGTGCCCCTGTGGATGAGGCAGATCCCCTACACCATGATGAAGTTTGCCTGCTTCGAGCGTACTGTAGAGCTGCTTTACAAGTATGTTGTTCCTAAGCCCCGCAGTGAGTGCAGCAAACCTGAGCAACTCGTCGTCACCTTTGTGGCCGGCTACATTG CTGGTGTGTTTTGTGCCATTGTGTCACATCCTGCTGACTCTGTGGTGTCTGTGCTGAACAAGGAGAAAGGCAGCACAGCTGTTCAGGTCCTCAAGAGGCTGGGACCTAAAG GTGTATGGAAAGGTCTCGTTGCCCGTATCATCATGATTGGTACTCTGACAGCCCTGCAGTGGTTCATTTATGACTCTGTGAAGGTGTACTTCCGTCTGCCCCGCCCACCGCCTCCAGAGATGCCAGAGTCCCTGAAGAAGAAGCTTGGCCTCACAGAGTGA